The genomic stretch CTGCGCCCATCTATATCCGCGCGCGGATAGGTCTTGAGGACGCCCAGGTCGGCGACGACGCGGTCGGACATTTCCTTGACGCAGAAATCGGGCTCGAGGCCCAGCTCGTCGCCCATCGCGGTGACCAGCGCGATGTTGAAAGGGTGCTCTTCATAGGGGAACCGGTCGAGCAGGTTCTTGTGAATCAGCCCGGCCTCTTTCCAGCCGACCGAACGCATGCGCGTGCCCGCCTTGTCCGCCCCCTCGGCCAGGATCGGTAGCATTTCCTCCTCGGTTGTCAGCAGCGTCGAATCGTGCGGGATGAACTCGCACATGACCTCGGGAATGTTGCGCCCGGCGGGGCCCTGCACGTCCTCGTGATCGGGGTAAGTGTTCGTGATGGTCCCGATATCGTCGCGCATCCAGTCTTGCTGCAGCACGCGGACATAGGAGGGGTTGAGACCCATGCATTCCCACAGGAACACGCGCGCTTTCAGCCCACGCGAGGTCTTGAGCAGGTTGAACTGCTCCCAGATCGTCGCCTTGTCGTAAGGGCGGAAGAGAAACATCTCGGTCAGCTCGCCATAGGGATTGCCGAGCAGGAACATCGCCTCGCAGCCGGTCGTCTTGGAGACGATTGAGGGGCCGAGCGCGTTGATCAGGCCCGCCTTCAGCCGCTCCGTCCCCGACTTCCCGCGTGTCCCCCAGCCGCCGAGCACCAGAGACAGCCCGTCGCGCAGTCGCCGCGCCTGCCAGCCGAGCCATATATGCCGTCCGAGAAACCAGGTGCTCGCCAGCACCACGAAGACACCGAGTTCGACGAGATTGTTGGCGAAGACGGTCGAAACGTAGGCCGAAGCGCGGTCCCAGAAAATCGGTAGAGCGGCAAAAATGCCGCCGGCGCTGTAGAGCTTGATGATATGCGGGGTCGGCCTACCCGCCGTGTCGTGATACGCCCGGAAGGCAAGGTCGAGGCCGAGTTCGCGGAGCCTGGCGACGTAGGCCTCGGGGTCGCGATTGCGCAGGCTCGCCAACTCGGGAAAGCTACGCGTTACGGTCCAGAAAGCCTTCATCCGGGTAGGAAACCCGGCAGGCGCCGTTATTTCGGTTATCCCCGCGCTGGTGAATATCTTGGTCGTGCCGCCGCGGTCGAGCGCGGATAGCACCTGATCGACCAATGGGAGGTAATTGCGCCAGCCCCCCTCGCCGCTTTCGAACAGCGGTTCGCCCGGCACCTTGGTCGGGGCGAGTTCGGCCATCCGCGCGCTCGGCGCGATCAGGCTGCCGTGATAATGGCGACCCTTGGTGTGATAGAACGCCTGGCGCTTGTCGGTCGCGCTATGGCGGCCCTCGAACAGCATCCGCCATGCGCGGCGGCGGAAATATTCTCCGCGCTGGATCGACGGCATCAGGCCCGATTTCAGCGCAAGGCCGAAATCGCGCTGCGCCAGCACCGCCATCACCCGGCCGACCTTGTCCTCATCCTCGGCCAGCCATTGACGCAGCGCCGGGATCCTTCGCACCGCCCCTTCGCGCATCGGATGAACCGTGTCGGCCAGATTGCGGCCGATCTCCCGTGCCTCAGGATTGGTCCAGAACCAGATGCGCTCACGTACCTCGTCGCTCCAGCGCCATAACCTCGGCGAGGGATTGCGATCCCGAAGCCCTTCGACCGCGCCCAGCAACTGTCCGACCAGTGCTGCGGGAGCAGTGCCCGTGTCGCTGGCGGCATGTTGTGCGATATCGGCACAGGCTTCCAGCGCGATCCGCAGGACGAATTCGTCTTCGTCCCGCTTCAGGGTCGATGCGATCGCCCGCAGGTAGAGGTTCGCGCTGAGCGCTTCTAAAGTGGGGACAGGCGCAGCGAAAAGCGCGGCCCGAACCTGGGCGTCCTCGTCGCGCAGCAGGTCCTTGGCAGCCTGCGCGGCGCGGCCTGGAGGCAGGATGGGGAGGCATTCTGCCACCACCTGCCGCACGGCCCCGTCGGGGTCGTTGCACAGAAGGTCGAAGGCGATCTGCAAACGGTTCAATGTGTGGAGGAGGCTCGCAATTCGCCGCACAAGGTGGCGGCGAACGAAAACCTCGCCATCGCGTTGCGCAGGCGCTTTAGTTTCGAGATCGACTGCCAGCCTCCGCTCAACGAGCGAATGTACGGTATGCGGCGAAAGGGCGAACATGACGTCGAACGCCTCGCACTGGGTCCAGACATCTTCGGAAAGATCGAGACACGCCCGTCGCGTCGCGCTGAGCACGGCGTCGAGCCACAGCCCGCCCGTTCTCGTCGGCAGGTTCTCGGCGATGCGCCGCATGCAGGCGTGCGCTGCCCGGCGAATACGGGCATCGCCGTGCCAACTCCGTGTCGCCGGAAGGAGGACCTCGAAAATCTCGGTCATGGTCTCGCCTTCGGTCAGCGCAAGATCGTAACCGACCGCTTCACCGGCGACCCAGCCAAGCCGCTCGAGCGCGAAAGCCAGAACGCGCTCGCGCTCACCAAGGCGCTTGGTGAAACGCTCCACCACGGCATCGGCATCGAAGAAGTCCCGCGTGGCCTGTTCGTCGCGCCTGATCTGGCGGCCGCGCGAGCCGAGCGCCCGGGCGAAATCGAGGATCGCGGCCCGCTGTTCCGCCGTGTCGAGGGCACTGGCAAAGCGCGACTGGAAGCGCTCTTCCGCCTTGGTCAGCCGGGCGATCTCATCGCGTTGCAACAGGCAGAAATCGGCAAGGACCGTCGCGTGGCGAGCAGGCGGCAGGGCGTCGCCCCGCTCTCCGGCATAAGCGAGGATTTCCTCGCGCAAGTCGGCATAGACCGGCAGCAGCTTGTCTGCGAAGCCACGATCGAGGCGCTTGCCCAGTGGAACCTTGACCGGTCGCGCCTGTGCCACATCGATATTGGCCGCCGCATTCATGCCGCCGTGTCCTCGAGGCACGCAACGAAGGTTTCGAGAAGCGTCTCGTCGCTCAGCATCGCCTCTCGCAGGTCGGCAGACAGTTCGATATGCGCAAAGCGTGCGCCGCCTGCCTCGCGCAAGGCTTTCCCCTGGGCATTGCCCTCTCCCCCCAGTTCGTTCGCTTCGGCGGGATAGAGCAGCACCGCGCGTGGAGCGAGAGCGCGGCTCAGGCAATCCGCGAGATCGAGTGTATCGGGACCCGGCGAAGGCGATCCGTTGCTCACAATCGCCGCAGCTTCCTCCGCCCGCGATGTAGAGCGCTTCGCGCCATCGAACCCATGCAATTGAACGATGAGACCATCCGGGAACCGATCGGAGAATCCCAGCGCAAATTGCGTAAACAGATGCTCGCTTTCCCGCGCGACATCGAGCGCCTCGCACCCGTCGCTCCCATCACGTGCGACTGTGTTCTGCGCGGCAACCGCTGCGCGGCTGTGCGCGAAAACACGCAGCGCCAGCTCACCCGTGCCACGATCGTGAAAGGCGTGAGGGGCGGTGATCGCAAGCGGGACTACCGCGCCCTTGCGGAGCCGATACTCGCCGCCGCCACCGCAATGGCGCGTGTCACGCAACACGATGAACTTGTCCTCTTCAGTCCGGGTCAGCCTGAGTTTTGCCGCATCGCGCTCTTGCAGGGCTTCCTGCGCGAAATACGCACGCGCATTCTCGCTGCTGCATGCACTAGCTGCGAAGCCGGTTAGCAAGAGGATAGCCCAACGGATCATGACTCGGCCTCTTCGGCGGCTCTGTCGGCTTCGTAGATCACGAGGGCTTCGTAGTCGCGCCCTTCGATCCCGACGGGACCGACAGGGCGCCAGAGATTGCCGGCGAGATTGGCGATCTCGGACTCGGACAACATTTCGGGCGGGAATGGACTGAAGGCGGTCAGGGCCGCGCGCTCCCCCCTGCTGCGACGCAGGAACACGGCGCGTCCGTCACCGGCGGAAACGGGACGCTGCTCGTAAAGCCGCGCATCGACGCCCGCGACCAGGTTCTCGGCATCCTCAAGCGTGACGTCCACACGCGTGAAAGGTTCATCATCTTGAATGACGAGCTGATCTTGGCCCCAAATCTCCTGTTCGCCTGCGCGGTAGAACCGACGCGCGCGACCGTCGGCCAGATATCCATCGTCACGGCCGGAGAGGAGTGTCCGCTCATACTGCGCTATCTGTGCGCCCTGCGCATCGAACAGGGCAACCCGCAATGTGTAGAATGCGCCTTCGGAAGCTTTTGAGGGATCTGCCACAGCCGCATGTGCTAGAAGCTTCACCTCGTCGGCTGGCTGCGACAAGACGAAGGTCATCGGCCTGTCGCGCTCCAGTCGATAGGCCAGCGTTCTACCCGCAATGCGCAGGTCCATCTGCGTCGAGATTTGAGCTGCGACAAGATAACGCGCCAATGGCACCGCCCAAGCCCATCCCCCATAGGCGGCGAGAGCCGCGAGGATGGCGAACACTATACCGCGACCGAAGAAGGTCAGGCTCATTGCGCGCCGCCTCCGTAGTTGAGCACCCAGCCGATCGCGGAGCGGCGCCCGGTCGTGGCGACATAATAGCGCTCGGCCTGCGCCGGACGCGCTTCATATCCCGCAAAAGCTCGACTTCCGTCAGCTACTTCGGCGCGGATACCGGCCTCGCGCAATGATGACGCGAGCTTCCCGAGTTCGGAATACTCTGGCCCCAAGGCATCCTGCACTAGCAGGACTTCGGGCCTTCCTTCGGGAAAGGCAGCACCCTTGGGCCGCTGGCGCAGGTGGAACGAAAAGGCTTCCTCCGGCCCGTCCTGCTGCCGAACGATTTCCTGCCAGAGCACCGTCATAGCCGAGCGCGGCGAGCGGGAAAAACCGTCGGGCTGCGCTGCAACCAGCAAAACATCGCTTGCCCAGTTGCGATGCACAGCGACGCCGAGCCGGGCGGCTTTGCCATAGCCTTCCTCGCGCCAGGTAAGCACGCTCTTGGCGAGGGGCGCACCTTCGGCGATGAATATCTGGCCCTCGTCCCGCTGACCCGAAAAGAGCGTCCAGTGAGTGCGGCCTCCGAGCGTGCATCGCGCAACTCCGAAGCCTGCGGTCATGGCAGATGCGCGTGCATGCGTAGCAACTTGTCCTTCGCGCACAGAGGCAATGAAGGGCTCGGCGACTTCATACCGCACGAAGGCGAGGCGCTCGACGTCCCGCCATTTCGGCGCCGCATCGTCGTTGGCCACGAGGCGACAGGCGGCACCGTCGCGTAGGCGCGGGACACGCATGGCGGCGAGCCCTTCGAGCGCCGCGTCGCTCAGCGAAATAGCGGCACGATCCTCACCCCCATTGCGCGCACCGATATCGATGCCGGCACGGATATCCGGCACTGCGGCCTCCAGGCTTGGGAGATCGAGGACACCGGCCGATGCATTGGCATAGGCGATCTCGGAGGTTTCGCCCGCACCGGCCTGCAATTCGAGCAGGACGGTGTCGCTGGCATCGGCGAATACATCGGCGACACTGGGCCCAGCGATCGTCCCGGCGCCTCCGGGCGCCGAGATGACGAGCCACCGTGCATCGAGCTGTCGCCTTAGTACCAAGGCGGCCACGCCGAGACCGGGCCGGCTTGCCGGATCGCGGAGGACGATAGCTGCATCGCGGGATGCCGACGGGTCGAACAGCAGCATTTCGTGGCCGGCGTCATCGGCCCGGACAACCGCCAGACGACCATCGCCGACCGCCATCAACCGCCAGCCCTCTGCCTGCATGTCGAAATCGGGAGAGGATGCGGGCACCCCTTGCTGCAAGGCATAGACCAGCTCCGCCAGATCTGCACGCGCAGTATCCGACAATGGCGCCGCCTTGCCCGAGACACTGCGGATATGCGCGTCGCCGATTGCGTCCACGACGAGGATCTCGATGCGCTCTTCGCTGCGTGACACCCGGTCCACCTCGGCCATCTGTGCGCCGCCTGGGACGCGCGAGACCGCCGCCGACAGCGCGAAGCCGACGATATTGCCGAAGACGGCGCCCATGAAACTGACTTGCAAGGTCGAGCGAGCGAGGCGCGGGAAGATGTTCTTATCGTGTGCCTTGATCGCAATGAGCGTAGAAAGCAGGTAGCCGAAGCCGTAGAAGTCGGTCGTCTTCACATCGTAGCCCTGCCAGACGATGAACCAGCCAAGCGCCATCTTCCAGGCGAAGCTGATGTTGAAGAACAGCAGCAGCTTGCGTCCACCCTCGATCGTCGCATTGGCCATGCTCGGCAACTTCAGGACCAGCCGCGCGATTACGTAGATCACGATCGCCTCGAGGAACGACGTGAGGATCTTGGTCGGCTGGTACCACTGCAGCGCAATCAGCGCTGGGATCAGGATGCCCGAGAAATCCCAGCCGTAGCGCACGTTCATATGGCTCGCGATCAGCGCCGTTAGCGTCAGGATGATATAGGCCTTCGGGCTGGCCAGGATCGAGCTGGCGAGCCCTTCGTACATATAGGTCACCGCGCTCATGCGGAAATTGGTGAACTCCATCAGGCCGTAGCGGACCACCAGATAGGTGATCCCCATCGTCACGACGGCAGCGCCCAGCCCACGCACGAGGCCGGGCTTCCAGAACTGGTTTGCCAGCAGCGAGATGATGACAAGCCCGAAGCTCTGGAGATTGTCGCGCCAGTCGAAGCGGCGATCGAAACTGGTCTCCAGCCACCCGGCGAATTCGGGCAGGATATAGCCGTCCATCACGAGGCGTACGGCAATGCTGGCGAGGATAAGGCCCATGAAGCGGTCGCGCCCGAACAGGCTGGGATAACGACCGCGGCTCAGCTTTTCGGAGAACAGCCATACGAGCGCGTAGGCGAGGACTGCCTCCAGAATGATCACGAAGCCGGCCACCGGCTTCACGATCAGCAACGGCACGATATAGCCCGGCACGACCAGGCCGGAGAGGACCCAGCCGTAGCGCAGGTTGAAAAAGCACAGCACGAACACCCCGACCCACACGGTCGTGATGATCGAGCTGACGAGGCCGCCCTCGGGAAAAATGGCGAGCGGGAAGAAGCTCATTCGGCGTTCGCGGCTCCTCGTCCGAGCGCGCCCGCGATATTCTGCACGAGCCAGCTCGGCTCGACCGGCTTGCGCGCAATCGCTACGACGCCGAGCGCCCGGAACTCGTCTGAC from Qipengyuania profundimaris encodes the following:
- a CDS encoding poly-gamma-glutamate biosynthesis protein PgsC/CapC, producing MSFFPLAIFPEGGLVSSIITTVWVGVFVLCFFNLRYGWVLSGLVVPGYIVPLLIVKPVAGFVIILEAVLAYALVWLFSEKLSRGRYPSLFGRDRFMGLILASIAVRLVMDGYILPEFAGWLETSFDRRFDWRDNLQSFGLVIISLLANQFWKPGLVRGLGAAVVTMGITYLVVRYGLMEFTNFRMSAVTYMYEGLASSILASPKAYIILTLTALIASHMNVRYGWDFSGILIPALIALQWYQPTKILTSFLEAIVIYVIARLVLKLPSMANATIEGGRKLLLFFNISFAWKMALGWFIVWQGYDVKTTDFYGFGYLLSTLIAIKAHDKNIFPRLARSTLQVSFMGAVFGNIVGFALSAAVSRVPGGAQMAEVDRVSRSEERIEILVVDAIGDAHIRSVSGKAAPLSDTARADLAELVYALQQGVPASSPDFDMQAEGWRLMAVGDGRLAVVRADDAGHEMLLFDPSASRDAAIVLRDPASRPGLGVAALVLRRQLDARWLVISAPGGAGTIAGPSVADVFADASDTVLLELQAGAGETSEIAYANASAGVLDLPSLEAAVPDIRAGIDIGARNGGEDRAAISLSDAALEGLAAMRVPRLRDGAACRLVANDDAAPKWRDVERLAFVRYEVAEPFIASVREGQVATHARASAMTAGFGVARCTLGGRTHWTLFSGQRDEGQIFIAEGAPLAKSVLTWREEGYGKAARLGVAVHRNWASDVLLVAAQPDGFSRSPRSAMTVLWQEIVRQQDGPEEAFSFHLRQRPKGAAFPEGRPEVLLVQDALGPEYSELGKLASSLREAGIRAEVADGSRAFAGYEARPAQAERYYVATTGRRSAIGWVLNYGGGAQ